Proteins from one Aspergillus nidulans FGSC A4 chromosome VIII genomic window:
- a CDS encoding SAM-dependent methyltransferase (transcript_id=CADANIAT00001224): MSGRTPVTIVVEHLDPELGTWSALEYGCIARESHAAGSRFLLSSVPKSLQMPDDLAATKGLEVEHRSVEEVFSDRQSKICLLDPSAKVELSPADGDTFEVFLFGGILDRTSELRKKGYEGRRLGPVQMTTDTAVRVTRMVVHDRVPLEEIQYIDNPEIVINEHERTEMPFRYVKDSKGKPIMPEGMVELIKKDAEKSIEDLF; encoded by the exons ATGAGTGGACGGACGCCCGTTACCATTGTGGTTGAACACTTAGATCCCGAATTGGGTACATGGTCTGCCCTGGAGTATGGCTGCATCGCCCGAGAATCTCATGCAGCAGGTAGCAGATTTCTCCTGAGTTCAGTTCCCAAGTCGCTGCAAATGCCGGACGACCTGGCGGCTACAAAAGGGCTCGAGGTTGAGCATCGCAGCGTCGAAGAGGTCTTCTCAGACCGACAATCCAAGATATGCCTGTTGGACCCTTCTGCTAAGGTCGAACTTAGCCCCGCTGATGGTGATACCTTTGAGGTCTTTCTCTTTGGAGGGATACTGG ATCGTACTTCTGAACTGAGGAAAAAGGGTTATGAAGGAAGGCGGCTAGGACCCGTGCAGATGACGACTGATACAGCTGTACGGGTCACCCGCATGGTTGTCCACGACCGAG TTCCCTTAGAAGAGATTCAGTACATCGACAATCCAGAGATCGTGATCAATGAACATGAGCGGACTGAGATGCCTTTCCGCTACGTAAAAGACAGCAAGGGCAAGCCTATCATGCCCGAG GGCATGGTGGAACTAATTAAAAAGGATGCTGAGAAAAGTATTGAGGATCTTTTTTAG
- the sonA gene encoding protein sonA (transcript_id=CADANIAT00001229) translates to MSGLFGATANTSTAASNTTGDISKDVALNSPPEDSISDLRFSPASEHLAVASWDKKVRIYEINEQGQSEGKALFEHEAPVLNCCWSPDGTKVVGAGADKAARMLDLAANATAPIQVAAHDAPIRCCHMIPNPAGGTPLLVTGSWDKQVKYWDLRQSTPIASLECQERVYTMDVKDKLLVIGTADRYINIVDLNNPTKFYKTMQSPLKWQTRVVSCFTDANGFAVGSIEGRCAIQYVEDKDSSSNFSFKCHRETPPNQRDINNIYSVNAISFHPVHGTFSTAGADGTFHFWDKDAKHRLKGYPSVGGTISSTAFNRTGNIFAYAVSYDWSKGYSANTPQLPNKVMLHPVAQEEVKPRQNARRR, encoded by the exons ATGTCGGGGCTCTTTGGCGCCACGGCGAACACCTCAACAGCTGCAAGCAACACCACCGGGGACATCTCGAAGGACGTCGCTCTCAACTCCCCACCCGAGGACAGTATCTCAGATCTACGTTTTTCTCCTGCGAGTGAACATCTGGCCGTAGCGTCGTGGGACAAGAAAGTCCGCATCTACGAAATCAACGAGCAGGGTCAGAGTGAGGGGAAAGCTCTTTTTGAGCATGAGGCCCCCGTCTTGAACTGCTGCTGGTCACCT GACGGGACAAAGGTCGTCGGAGCGGGTGCAGACAAGGCGGCTCGTATGCTCGATCTCGCTGCCAATGCTACTGCGCCTATTCAGGTCGCCGCTCACGACGCCCCGATCAGATGTTGCCACATGATCCCAAATCCGGCCGGTGGCACGCCTCTCCTCGTGACGGGCTCCTGGGACAAACAGGTCAAATACTGGGATTTACGGCAGTCAACTCCTATCGCTTCGTTAGAGTGTCAGGAACGTGTTTACACGATGGATGTCAAGGATAAACTGCTAGTTATTGGGACGGCGGACCGGTACATCAATATAGTCGACCTCAATAACCCCACAAAATTCTACAAAACCATGCAGTCACCTCTGAAATGGCAAACTCGGGTGGTTAGCTGCTTCACAGACGCAAATGGTTTTGCCGTTGGAAGTATCGAAGGCCGCTGTGCTATACAGTACGTCGAAGACAAGGATTCGAGCTCAAACTTCAGTTTTAAATGCCATCGCGAAACACCGCCCAACCAGCGtgatatcaacaacatctacTCGGTCAACGCCATTTCTTTCCACCCCGTTCACGGTACCTTCAGTACGGCCGGTGCAGATGGCACTTTTCACTTCTGGGATAAGGATGCCAAACATCGTCTTAAGGGATATCCCAGCGTCGGGGGCACAATTTCAAGTACTGCCTTCAATCGCACAGGCAACATATTCGCCTATGCCGTGAGCTACGACTGGAGCAAGGGTTACTCGGCGAACACCCCACAGCTTCCCAACAAAGTCATGCTTCATCCGGTTGCGCAGGAAGAAGTGAAGCCAAGGCAGAACGCTAGGAGGCGATAA
- a CDS encoding ICE2 family protein (transcript_id=CADANIAT00001226) has protein sequence MWLFRILSSALFLTVTVSSIPLAFDVGGKTCGLAFSLSLATFYFLFSVLKLATPKQSWFRSSLIVLISSLQWVIIPILLIWSLNRFSVDTDNSTSWVERTFSGKRAQDSSIQDWLFGRDGLLESVALGNWDKILRWSTPVFQLAEGFCSLLVIQAAGQITRWLVNRGGRSDSWMIGLLVLSASVISSSVYFLWRVLQFPEISNVDAALIGVTVTCAVILCAWGIGSGRGNPVESSLLFAYVVLCIYQIFTDYQPSHPVEQPVQSPSQAGDFPPLPPIIMASYTTLMHALSLLPSIIHAAFNMITAVFSAVTPSVLISLTYRILVLYASTRIIPAVREAGARALSQEASLDDSDAAGQFLGFLSYFSPSILISVYTSLLMQHFATTSQAMGGSGQWWSTQGAGGGNLWRWINLAGTLALYAIELWLGAADDLDSGLAGHWKTD, from the exons ATGTGGCTCTTTCGGATACTGTCATCGGCTCTCTTTCTGACCGTCACTGTTTCCTCCATCCCACTAGCCTTCGACGTGGGAGGGAAGACATGCGGTCTGGCCTTTTCGCTCTCGCTTGCGACATTCtacttccttttctctgtcCTGAAGCTTGCAACACCTAAGCAATCTTGGTTTCGATCGTCTCTCATTGTTCTGATCAGCTCCTTACAATGGGTCATTATTCCAATCCTTCTTATCTGGTCACTCAACCGGTTCTCCGTCGACACTGATAATAGTACCTCATGGGTGGAACGGACCTTTAGCGGGAAACGTGCACAAGACTCGTCCATTCAGGACTGGCTCTTTGGCCGTGATGGGTTACTGGAGTCTGTAGCCCTCGGAAATTGGGATAAAATTTTGAGATGGTCTACTCCAGTGTTTCAGCTCGCAGAAGggttctgcagcttgctggttATTCAGGCGGCCGGCCAGATTACACGATGGCTTGTGAATCGCGGGGGACGGAGCGATAGCTGGATG ATCggtcttcttgtcctctcgGCCTCCGTCATATCGAGCTCCGTATATTTTCTTTGGCGTGTTCTTCAGTTCCCTGAGATCTCCAATGTTGATGCCGCCCTAATCGGCGTGACCGTCACATGTGCTGTTATATTGTGCGCTTGGGGGATTGGAAGTGGTCGTGGAAACCCAGTTGAGAGCTCTCTTTTGTTCGCTTATGTCGTGCTATGCATCTATCAGATCTTCACGGACTACCAACCATCGCATCCCGTGGAGCAGCCAGTTCAATCGCCTTCACAAGCCGGAGACTTCCCTCCGCTGCCCCCAATTATCATGGCCTCTTACACGACTCTAATGCATGCCTTGTCGCTCCTACCATCCATTATCCACGCTGCCTTCAACATGATCACTGCGGTTTTCAGTGCAGTGACGCCCTCTGTTTTAATCTCACTTACTTACCGGATCCTTGTTTTGTATGCATCCACTAGGATCATACCCGCAGTTCGCGAAGCCGGAGCTCGCGCTCTCTCACAGGAAGCATCACTGGATGACTCAGATGCTGCTGGTCAGTTTTTAGGGTTTCTGAGTTACTTCTCCCCATCTATCCTCATTTCAGTTTACACTAGCCTTCTCATGCAACATTTTGCGACAACTTCACAAGCCATGGGCGGTAGTGGACAATGGTGGAGTACTCAGGGTGCTGGAGGTGGGAATCTCTGGCGTTGGATTAATCTTGCTGGCACCCTGGCCCTGTATGCTATTGAGCTATGGCTTGGGGCCGCTGATGACCTGGACTCTGGACTCGCCGGCCATTGGAAGACAGACTGA
- a CDS encoding Yae1 family protein (transcript_id=CADANIAT00001227) has product MDNNLLESLLDLEEDFYKEGFGLGAADGAEAGYTEGSVFAVEKGFEKFIELGKLYGKALVWAQRLEDMKQNAHETLPNPESITELSEEESTLRPSVCKGMAKFPHSSRLAKNLDTLLELVDPASLPMQNTEEAVTDVDERLKGAIIKAKLIQRAFGEREEPSDLHPDAKSGQVSGDGTGSIEDISSLSIRH; this is encoded by the coding sequence ATGGACAATAATCTCCTCGagagccttcttgatctAGAGGAAGATTTTTACAAAGAAGGCTTCGGCCTAGGAGCAGCGGATGGCGCAGAGGCCGGATACACAGAAGGAAGTGTATTTGCGGTGGAAAAGGGATTCGAAAAGTTCATCGAGTTAGGAAAACTCTATGGCAAAGCGCTGGTTTGGGCTCAGAGGCTTGAGGATATGAAACAGAACGCACATGAGACACTTCCGAATCCCGAATCAATCACTGAGCtgtcagaagaagagagcacTCTGAGGCCCTCCGTCTGCAAGGGAATGGCGAAATTCCCACATAGCTCTCGGCTCGCAAAAAATCTCGACACACTTCTTGAACTGGTCGATCCGGCATCACTCCCCATGCAGAATACGGAGGAGGCTGTCACAGATGTGGACGAACGTCTGAAGGGTGCCATCATAAAAGCAAAACTCATTCAGCGTGCGTTTggagagcgcgaggagcCATCGGATCTCCATCCTGACGCCAAAAGTGGTCAGGTTTCTGGTGACGGTACTGGTAGTATCGAAGATATCAGCTCCCTCAGCATCAGACATTGA
- a CDS encoding endosulfine family protein (transcript_id=CADANIAT00001225): protein MNPHQQNKIDTSKLSPDEQRLLRLYGKMPNKKDLLQNKLKERKYFDSGDYALSKAGKASDVGVTNIGSQHPVPENIPHLTATSPGANAAGNGGSISAQGGQHIPGSISSHPGSVGFQSRSPVKEGSFLHRGRSVDESDNVPHTADNKGSDEAVSPPPATEGVPIRR, encoded by the exons ATGAACCCCCATCAGCAGAACAAGATCGATACCAGC AAACTGAGTCCCGATGAGCAGCGTCTGCTTCGTCTCTATGGCAAGATGCCTAACAAGAAAGATCTGCTCCAGAACAAGCTCAAG GAGCGGAAATATTTTGATTCAGGCGACTATGCTCTCAGCAAAGCCGGAAAAGCCTCAGATGTCGGTGTGACCAACATCGGCTCACAACACCCAGTTCCCGAGAACATTCCTCATTTGACAGCTACCTCGCCTGGTGCGAACGCTGCGGGCAATGGGGGAAGCATCAGCGCTCAGGGTGGACAGCATATTCCTGggagcatcagcagccatcCGGGGTCTGTTGGATTCCAAAGCCGCAGCCCCGTCAAGGAGGGCAGCTTCCTTCATCGCGGAAGAAGTGTGGATGAATCTGACAACGTGCCCCACACAGCGGACAATAAGGGCTCGGATGAAGCTGTAAGCCCACCCCCTGCTACTGAAGGCGTCCCAATCCGGCGATGA
- a CDS encoding methionine--tRNA ligase MES1 (transcript_id=CADANIAT00001228), translating to MATEQKILPKKGERNILVTSALPYVNNVPHLGNIVGSVLSADVFARYHKACGHPTLYICGTDEYGTATETKALEEKVTPEELCAKYNKIHQEVYEWFEIGFDHFGRTPTQKHTEISQAIFKRLYDNGYLAEKTAEQPYCETHGSFLADRYVEGECPRCHYDDARGDQCDKCGHLLDPFDLINPRCKLDGATPVKRDTKHIHLLLDKLQPEIEKYVLPAMEKGEWPKNSRNITENWLREGLKDRGITRDLKWGVPVPLDGFDNKVLYVWFEACIGYPSITANYTPDWELWWRNPEDVQLYQFLGKDNVPFHSVIFPGCQLGTKEKWTMLHHLNTAEYLNYEGGKFSKSRGIGVFGNNAKETGVAPDVWRYYLLKNRPETGDTQFEWRSFVDSNNSELLAKLGNLVNRVVKLVAASYGSTIPDFTVPESFQPTLDEVTGLLRQYVEEMEGVHLRAGVSTAMKIAEAGNGLIQANRLDNSLIANEPERAAAVVGTVLNLIHLLASVFAPYLPATSKSINEQLNAQFALIPSLEDIKDGWKPVSLKPGHKIGKAQYLFSRIDPKKADIWRDQFGGSQADRQKKEEEAAKAAAKKAAKDAAKAKKKEKKAKEAAAAAAATGAGSVESTAKGGVESTGVTTEGKNDEAVEKVTDGVAQVTFPSS from the exons ATGGCTACAGAACAGAAAATCCTGCCCAAGAAAGGCGAGCGTAACATCCTTGTTACGAGCGCTTTACCCTATGTCAATAACGTACCTCACTTGGGAAATATTGTTGGTTCTGTGCTAAGTGCCGATGTTTTTGCCAG GTATCACAAGGCCTGTGGACATCCTACGCTGTATATCTGCGGAACCGACGAGTATGGCACCGCCACGGAGACGAAGGCTTTGGAGGAGAAAGTGACGCCGGAGGAGCTGTGCGCGAAGTACAACAAAATCCATCAAGAAGTGTACGAATGGTTTGAAATCGGGTTCGACCACTTCGGACGCACTCCGACGCAAAAACACACTGAGATCTCTCAGGCCATTTTTAAGCGGCTCTATGACAATGGGTACCTTGCGGAAAAAACCGCTGAACAGCCGTACTGCGAGACCCATGGGTCTTTCTTGGCCGATCGCTACGTCGAGGGAGAATGTCCACGATGCCATTACGATGATGCTCGGGGAGACCAATGCGATAAGTGTGGCCACCTCCTCGATCCGTTCGACCTCATCAACCCCCGGTGTAAGCTCGATGGTGCTACTCCGGTAAAGCGAGATACAAAACACATCCACCTCCTCCTAGATAAGCTCCAGCCAGAAATTGAGAAATATGTCCTTCCAGCTATGGAGAAGGGCGAATGGCCCAAGAATTCCCGCAACATCACTGAAAACTGGTTGAGAGAAGGCTTGAAGGATCGTGGTATTACAAGAGATCTTAAATGGGGTGTTCCCGTTCCCTTGGATGGATTTGATAACAAGGTGCTTTACGTGTGGTTTGAAGCGTGCATTGGTTATCCATCAATTACTGCAAACTATACGCCTGACTGGGAACTCTGGTGGCGCAATCCTGAGGATGTCCAGCTTTATCAGTTCTTGGGCAAAGACAACGTGCCCTTTCACAGCGTGATTTTCCCCGGATGTCAGCTGGGAACCAAGGAGAAATGGACTATGCTCCACCATTTGAATACCGCCGAGTACTTGAACTACGAGGGTGGCAAGTTCAGTAAATCTCGCGGAATTGGTGTCTTTGGCAACAACGCCAAAGAGACTGGCGTCGCCCCCGACGTGTGGCGTTACTATCTTTTAAAGAACCGTCCAGAGACAGGAGACACCCAGTTCGAGTGGAGATCATTTGTCGATAGCAACAACAGTGAGTTGCTGGCCAAACTCGGCAATCTTGTTAACCGGGTCGTCAAGCTTGTCGCTGCTTCCTACGGTTCCACCATTCCCGACTTCACCGTTCCAGAGAGCTTTCAACCCACCTTGGACGAGGTTACTGGTCTCCTCCGACAGTACgtcgaagagatggagggcGTACACCTGCGTGCTGGTGTGAGTACCGCTATGAAGATCGCTGAAGCTGGCAATGGCTTGATTCAGGCCAACCGACTGGACAACTCCCTCATCGCCAACGAACCCGAGCGGGCCGCCGCAGTGGTCGGTACCgtgctcaacctcatccatctcctcgCTAGCGTGTTCGCTCCTTATCTCCCCGCCACCTCCAAGTCCATCAACGAACAGCTAAACGCACAATTCGCACTCATTCCCTCGCTTGAGGACATCAAGGACGGCTGGAAACCTGTCTCGCTGAAACCCGGCCACAAGATTGGCAAGGCCCAGTACCTCTTTTCGCGTATTGACCCCAAGAAAGCCGACATCTGGCGCGACCAGTTCGGCGGCTCGCAGGCCGATagacagaagaaagaagaagaagccgccAAGGCAGctgcgaagaaggcggccaaggatgctgcaaaggccaagaagaaggaaaagaaggctaAGGAggctgccgccgctgccgctgccaccGGCGCTGGTTCTGTCGAGTCTACGGCCAAGGGAGGAGTAGAATCGACCGGTGTCACGACAGAGGGGAAGAACGATGAAGCTGTTGAGAAGGTCACCGATGGCGTTGCGCAGGTTACGTTCCCAAGTTCGTGA
- the cia1 gene encoding iron-sulfur cluster assembly protein CIA1 (transcript_id=CADANIAT00001222) — translation MMTAPNVVQSSPSLALSFLSDLTPPSLERTWLTAPHPTLPLVATCSSDKTVRVYSLVNFRLLSTISGGHKRSIRTCAWKPNVSGESVLATGSFDATVGIWRRWDDYGEEETLAQGNKNTKNFGAEEDREEDEDDEWRFAVLLDGHDSEVKSVSWSASGMLLATCSRDKSIWIWEDLEDGDNNFETVAVMQEHEGDVKCVAWHPAEECLASGSYDDTIRIWREDIDDWGQVACIKGHTGTVWGIDWEDAENVPFPSTSNGVSGQEEEWKTWHALSGPRLVSCSHDQSVRVWRRQPKAQLNTAGASSIPSIIRPSGTDETWEEDVVLPHAHELPIYAVAWSRRTGLLASVGADGRLVVYEERFVSSHTKPQAMNTDEVSPNLGEGVCAPHPSTEWSIVAVVNGAHGIYEINHVAWAKRADRGRDGNKEEEVLITTADDGSIKVWTLTR, via the coding sequence ATGATGACGGCGCCCAATGTTGTTCAGTCCTCTCCCAGCCTCGCCCTTAGCTTTCTTTCCGATCTGACCCCGCCGTCCCTCGAACGCACATGGCTTACAGCACCTCATCCAACCCTCCCTCTCGTCGCAACTTGCAGCTCTGACAAGACGGTTCGCGTTTATTCCCTGGTTAACTTTCGCCTCCTTTCGACAATTTCTGGCGGCCATAAGCGAAGCATCCGCACTTGTGCCTGGAAACCTAACGTCTCAGGCGAAAGCGTCCTTGCGACGGGAAGCTTCGACGCAACGGTAGGCATTTGGAGACGATGGGATGACtatggagaggaggaaacCTTAGCGCAAGGAAATAAGAACACAAAAAACTttggagctgaagaagaccgcgaagaagacgaagacgacgaatgGCGTTTTGCCGTCCTACTCGACGGACACGACAGCGAAGTCAAATCCGTCTCGTGGTCTGCATCAGGCATGCTTCTTGCTACGTGCTCACGGGACAAATCTATCTGGATCTGGGAGGACCTCGAAGATGGAGACAACAATTTCGAGACCGTAGCTGTGATGCAGGAGCATGAGGGAGACGTCAAATGCGTTGCCTGGCACCCCGCAGAGGAATGTCTTGCCAGTGGTAGTTACGATGATACTATCCGAATCTGGCGTGAGGATATCGATGACTGGGGTCAGGTCGCCTGTATCAAAGGCCACACGGGAACGGTCTGGGGCATTGACTGGGAGGATGCTGAGAATGTGCCTTTCCCTTCAACTTCCAATGGCGTATCCGGACAGGAGGAAGAGTGGAAAACGTGGCATGCTCTTTCGGGGCCTCGTCTTGTGTCTTGCTCGCATGATCAATCTGTCCGCGTTTGGCGACGACAGCCAAAAGCGCAATTGAACACCGCTGGAGCTAGCTCGATACCGAGTATTATCCGGCCGTCCGGCACGGATGAAAcgtgggaggaggatgttgttctCCCGCATGCGCATGAGCTTCCGATATACGCTGTCGCTTGGAGTCGACGAACGGGCTTGTTAGCCTCTGTCGGCGCTGACGGACGTCTTGTGGTCTACGAAGAGCGATTTGTTTCGTCTCATACGAAACCTCAGGCCATGAATACTGATGAAGTCTCGCCGAATCTTGGCGAGGGAGTATGTGCGCCGCACCCATCAACGGAATGGAGCATCGTTGCGGTCGTAAATGGTGCACATGGTATTTATGAGATCAACCATGTTGCGTGGGCAAAACGTGCCGACAGAGGTCGTGATGGGaacaaggaggaagaggtgttAATAACTACCGCGGATGATGGGAGTATCAAAGTGTGGACGTTGACAAGGTGA
- a CDS encoding uncharacterized protein (transcript_id=CADANIAT00001230), which produces MSLVDDHTDHTEHNELKKVDSAIGGLSISPKDEKASDKAEKADKKAHRRTSSQAEGVYNIKELEEKRIEITLPIETQKTGWKLNTSPSTIEDKDILKLHLVNPPVKKIDLHFPLGLEVTARNLKGVTIKDALDAIYKQFKKKADDELDKPYLAGFEWDKEECWTRLIVHQTKQGPPAQSSGKKSKKKAKEEA; this is translated from the exons ATGTCTCTCGTCGACGACCACACTGATCACACTGAGCAcaacgagctcaagaaggTCGATTCCGCCATTGGTGGCTTGTCGATATCCCCCAAGGATGAAAAAGCATccgacaaggctgagaaggcaGACAAGAAAGCTCACAGACGCACCTCGTCCCAGGCCGAAGGTGTGTACAacatcaaggagcttg AAGAGAAACGCATTGAGATTACTCTGCCCATCGAAACACAGAAGACGGGATG GAAGCTGAACACTTCACCGTCAACAATcgaggacaaggacatcCTCAAACTTCACCTAGTGAACCCGCcggtgaagaagattgacCTTCATTTCCCTCTAGGGTTGGAAGTAACAGCCCGCAATCTCAAGGGCGTGACAATCAAGGATGCGCTGGACGCAATCTACAAGCAGTTCAAGAAGAAG GCTGATGACGAATTGGACAAGCCCTACCTCGCTGGCTTCGAGTGGGACAAGGAAGAGTGCTGGACACGTCTCATTGTTCACCAGACAAAGCAGGGCCCTCCTGCTCAGTCGTCAGGCaagaagtccaagaagaaggccaaggaaGAAGCGTAG
- the kexA gene encoding serine-type carboxypeptidase kexA (transcript_id=CADANIAT00001223), which produces MGLLSFRQPSWRISRSQFYPIWALSQLLLNPIAVLAQSAADYYVESLPGAPEGPLLKMHAGHIEVDPEHNGHLFFWHYQNRHIANRQRTIIWLNGGPGCSSMDGALMEIGPYRLKDNETLEYNEGSWDEFANLLFVDQPVGTGFSFANTNSYLHELDEMAAQFITFLEKWFAVFPEYERDDIYIAGESYAGQYIPYIAKAIQDRNKDIHEKQSSSARWNLRGLLIGNGWISPAEQYPAYLSFAYEEGLVEEGSKLGKELETLLSICKSKMETGPKISITDCEAVLNKLLDKTVDSNNQCINMYDIRLRDGSCGTTWPPDLVDVKPYLHTYEVIQALNISPEKESGWDECDGNVGAAFRPQKSEPSVKLLPGLLESGIEILLFSGDKDLICNHVGTEQLISNMKWAGGTGFETSPGVWAPRHDWTFEDEPAGYYQYARNLTYVLLYNASHMAPFDLPRRTRDMVDRFMHVDIASIGGAPADSRIDGEPLPQTSVGGQPNSTVHQEEEQQKIKETEWNAYAKSGEAVLVVVIIGVLVWGFLIWRSRRRHNGYSGIAIKSPSRTSIMGRFHNNHSNGADVEAGDFDEAELDDLHSPGLDRENYAVGEDSDDEAHRQDLPRAQESSSKSENNLVT; this is translated from the exons ATGGGTCTTTTGTCATTCCGCCAACCCTCTTGGAGGATAAGCCGCTCACAATTCTATCCAATATGGGCATTGTCACAACTCCTCCTTAATCCCATCGCAGTTTTAGCTCAGTCTGCAGCCGACTATTATGTGGAATCTTTACCCGGGGCCCCAGAGGGCCCGTTACTAAAGATGCATGCTGG ACATATTGAGGTAGACCCGGAGCACAACGGACATCTTTTTTTCTGGCACTATCAAAATCGGCACATTGCAAATCGCCAGCGAACAATAATCTGGTTGAATGGGGGACCCGGCTGCAGCTCCATGGATGGCGCGCTGATGGAGATTGGCCCGTACCGTCTGAAAGATAACGAAACTCTAGAATATAACGAGGGATCATGGGACGAGTTCGCAAATCTTCTCTTTGTTGATCAGCCTGTTGGAACCGGTTTCAGCTTCGCCAATACCAATAGCTATCTGCATGAGCTAGATGAAATGGCTGCCCAATTCATCACTTTCTTGGAGAAATGGTTCGCCGTGTTTCCCGAGTACGAGCGAGATGAT ATCTACATCGCTGGCGAATCATATGCGGGCCAATATATTCCATACATTGCAAAAGCTATTCAGGATCGAAACAAAGACATCCACGAAAAGCAATCTAGCAGTGCGCGTTGGAATCTTCGCGGTCTTCTTATTGGCAATGGTTGGATATCGCCGGCGGAACAATATCCGGCGTATTTGAGCTTTGCCTATGAAGAAGGTCTTGTTGAGGAAGGTAGCAAGCTTggaaaagagcttgaaaCTTTACTCTCTATCTGCAAGTCTAAGATGGAAACTGGACCTAAAATATCCATAACGGACTGTGAAGCTGTTTTGAATAAGCTTCTGGACAAGACTGTGGATTCGAACAACCAATGCATCAATATGTACGATATTCGGCTCAGGGACGGTTCTTGTGGTACGACCTGGCCACCAGACTTGGTGGATGTGAAGCCATATTTACATACCTATGAGGTGATTCAAGCATTGAATATCAGCCCAGAGAAAGAGTCAGGCTGGGACGAATGTGACGGCAATGTGGGGGCCGCATTTCGGCCGCAAAAATCCGAACCATCAGTCAAATTGCTCCCCGGCTTGCTCGAGTCGGGTATCGaaatcctcctcttcagcggCGATAAAGATCTAATTTGCAATCACGTCGGGACTGAGCAACTTATTAGCAACATGAAGTGGGCAGGTGGTACTGGCTTTGAAACATCCCCGGGGGTATGGGCTCCACGACACGACTGGACGTTCGAAGATGAGCCGGCCGGTTACTATCAGTATGCGAGGAACTTGACTTACGTTCTCCTTTACAATGCCAGTCACATGGCCCCCTTCGATCTTCCCCGCCGCACGCGAGACATGGTGGACCGCTTCATGCACGTTGATATCGCCAGCATCGGCGGTGCACCTGCGGATTCACGCATCGATGGCGAACCGTTGCCTCAAACTTCTGTGGGCGGTCAGCCCAACAGCACAGTTCAccaagaggaagagcagcaaaAGATTAAAGAAACCGAGTGGAACGCCTACGCAAAGTCCGGTGAAGCCGTCCTTGTCGTTGTTATTATCGGTGTGCTGGTCTGGGGTTTTCTCATCTGGCGCAGTCGCCGGCGACACAATGGCTACAGCGGAATTGCCATTAAATCCCCAAGTAGAACCTCTATCATGGGCCGTTTCCATAACAATCATAGTAACGGCGCAGACGTAGAGGCCGGTGActttgatgaggctgagTTGGATGACTTACACTCGCCAGGCCTGGACCGGGAAAATTATGCTGTCGGGGAAGACAGTGATGACGAAGCGCATCGACAGGATCTACCACGCGCCCAAGAATCTTCATCGAAAAGCGAGAATAATCTTGTAACGTAA